Genomic segment of Candidatus Deferrimicrobiaceae bacterium:
AGCCCGAGTACGTGCTTCCGCCTCCAGTCCATACGATTCATTCTCCCTTCCCGGGGGTGCTCTCCTTCAGCATCACCTTCCACTCCCCCGGTTTTCCCTCGACGACGGCTTCGATGGTCTCGTTTCGCGCGGTGGGAACGTTCCGGCCGACGTAGTCTGCCCGGATGGGCAGTTCGCGATGTCCCCGGTCGATCAGGACGGCGAGCTGGATGTTCATCGGGCGCCCGAAGTCGATCAGCGCGTCCATCGCCGCGCGGATCGTCCTTCCCGTGAACAGGACATCGTCGACGAGGACAACCTTCTTGTCATCGATCGAAAAGGGGATCTCCGTCCTTTTCAGCCGGGGCTGATATCCCGCCCGCGACAGGTCGTCACGATACAGAGTGATGTCCACGTATCCGGCCGGCACCTCCACTCCCTCGATCGACTGGATTTTTTTCTGGATGATCCGGGAAAGGGGGACCCCCCCGGAGCAGATCCCGACGAGCGCGATGTCTTCCGCCCCCTTGTTTTTCTCGAGAATCTCGTGGGTGATGCGGGAGATTACCCGATCCACGGCCTTGGCGTCCATGATCAACTTCCTTCCGCTCTTCTTCATCTTTCTTGACCTCTTTTGTCTGTGGGGCTATTGAAAGCGGGCAAAAAAAAACCCCCCCGGGCCCATGGGGAGGTGGTGTCGAACGATGATGCCAATGATTTCCATCCTTTGCTAACCTCACCGGATTAGCTTAAAAGGTTGGGAACGATTATACCTCCCCCGGTGCGCGTCGTCAACAGAAACGGGGCATTGCCTAGTGCAGCGTCTCGTAAATGACTTGACGCACCGATCCTCCGCCGGGATCGCAGGTGACAGGCAGCCATTCCGCGCACGGGCTCGCGGGGGGCTTCCTCTCGCTACGCTCGCGACCTTGCGCCCGCTCGCTGCCGGTTCCGCTCGACGCGATTTCTCCCCTTCGGCGGGACACTCCTCCAACCGTACTACCGACAACCTCCAGGAGTGTCCCCCCGCTGCGAGGAACCCCCCGCTGCGCCCTGTGCGCGCAGACGGACTCGATTGCCCATGGGTTTTAC
This window contains:
- the pyrR gene encoding bifunctional pyr operon transcriptional regulator/uracil phosphoribosyltransferase PyrR, producing MKKSGRKLIMDAKAVDRVISRITHEILEKNKGAEDIALVGICSGGVPLSRIIQKKIQSIEGVEVPAGYVDITLYRDDLSRAGYQPRLKRTEIPFSIDDKKVVLVDDVLFTGRTIRAAMDALIDFGRPMNIQLAVLIDRGHRELPIRADYVGRNVPTARNETIEAVVEGKPGEWKVMLKESTPGKGE